In Epinephelus moara isolate mb chromosome 9, YSFRI_EMoa_1.0, whole genome shotgun sequence, a genomic segment contains:
- the brf2 gene encoding transcription factor IIIB 50 kDa subunit has translation MSRAGLSCPGCGSSNIVDDDLYCQAQLVCMDCGSVVSEGVLATDEYVGCSDVSYSRTTAVTKKPCMNLKKGLQRVKALCQILRVKGEIEELSQMYYKQAYEHESFIKVSLQKKEVLAGCCVLVSCRLSNWPITIGTISYLVDDNQQMVGGVFHEMVKILNIEVPNVSITDVIEAHSQEYKISSSDVPEVLAENFKDLTKRAVALVELAADSWIVTGRTPTPIMMAAIYLSWQSLKPNKHRLSVSLDKFCQIAKVKRLPPASKRITEMKEMLCKLGKEIPWVREEVTPHNVVQQLEDILKYRSTLLRRALRTHEDALLAECQDSCEDSLTEETAPSQEQNPHASCVEQLELNAERAQRPGGGDDNPCTMPELHRDSQEGQDPAPNWGKRVLFAPPCVVHAKKRRVEQPELKDVTGDEEISDSEIDSYIRTPREARDFALMQKIYEIEKS, from the exons ATGTCTCGTGCGGGTTTGAGCTGCCCGGGCTGCGGCTCCTCCAACATAGTGGACGATGATCTGTACTGCCAGGCCCAGCTGGTGTGTATGGACTGCGGCTCTGTGGTGTCTGAGGGAGTCCTGGCCACCGATGAGTACGTCGGGTGTTCAG ATGTCAGCTACAGCCGAACCACAGCTGTGACCAAAAAGCCGTGTATGAACCTGAAAAAAG GTCTGCAGCGCGTGAAAGCCTTATGTCAGATTCTCCGGGTCAAGGGTGAGATCGAGGAGCTCTCGCAGATGTATTACAAGCAGGCTTACGAGCACGAAAGTTTCATCAAAGTGAGCCTCCAGAAGAAAGAAGTTCTCGCTGGTTGCTGTGTGCTCGTGAGCTGCAGGCTGTCGAACTGGCCAATAACCATAGGAACCATCAGCTACCTGGTGGATGacaaccagcagatggtgggagGGGTTTTCCACGAGATGGTCAAGATTCTCAACATCGAAGTTCCAAACGTCAGCATCACAGACGTGATCGAGGCCCACAGTCAGGA gTACAAAATTAGCTCATCCGACGTTCCTGAAGTATTGGCTGAGAACTTCAAGGACTTGACCAAACGTGCTGTGGCCCTGGTGGAGCTGGCAGCAGACTCCTGGATTGTGACTGGCCGTACACCGACCCCCATCATGATGGCAGCAATTTATCTGTCCTGGCAGTCCTTGAAACCCAACAAGCACCGGCTCAGTGTCTCTCTGGACAAATTCTGTCAGATTGCCAAAGTGAAAAGGCTCCCTCCTGCTTCAAAGAGAATAACTGAGATGAAGGAGATGCTGTGTAAGCTGGGAAAGGAGATTCCTTGGGTCAGGGAAGAGGTGACGCCACACAATGTtgttcagcagctggaggataTTCTGAAGTACCGGTCTACCCTGCTAAGGAGGGCTCTGAGAACCCATGAGGATGCTCTGCTGGCAGAGTGTCAGGACAGCTGCGAGGACTCTCTAACTGAGGAGACTGCTCCCTCCCAAGAGCAGAATCCACATGCATCCTGCGTGGAACAACTTGAACTGAATGCTGAAAGGGCCCAGCGACCAGGAGGTGGAGATGATAATCCATGCACAATGCCTGAGCTGCATAGAGACTCTCAGGAGGGCCAAGATCCAGCACCAAACTGGGGAAAGAGAGTGCTGTTTGCTCCCCCGTGTGTGGTTCATGCTAAGAAAAGACGAGTGGAGCAGCCAGAGCTCAAGGATGTAACCGGTGATGAGGAAATCTCTGACAGTGAAATTGACTCTTACATTCGCACTCCTCGGGAAGCTCGAGATTTTGCTCTGATGCAGAAGATATATGAGATtgagaaatcatga
- the rab11fip1b gene encoding trichohyalin — protein MSLADQQQWCPTSVQVTVQQARGLRTKGKSGTNDAYALMQVGKEKFQTSVVEKCVAPVWKEEAAFDLPGGGGGGGGGTERCVLHVHVLHRALVGPDKLLGQAVINLLQLSEDKTRNKTEWFKLLDKTGKADKDRGEVLVNIQFMRNNMTASMFDLSAAGKSRSRLGKFKDKVRGKKKESDTASNVVPSLTQVLTDSEGEENGDGEVAEGKDEKKKKHKMKSLFSPKSNLQKNMSQSMSVLPAKNSSLSGSQSSGLNVDSSEGKKKFKFKIHKRSGSSGNKDSPSGHQKQGTVEQSNLCINGSHVYCEEPPPRTSRIGSNFSIASSGHGSMEEVPESSPPSVDSLRGVRQYSPWTEEEEENIKEDVGELRGEEEETIMMEEERRRKEEEEERARRQEEELAEEKRRQEEQEEKVRKEEEERIRMEEEERALEEKRRQEEKERVRIEELERERLAEEKRRQEEQERRRIEEEERAQEERRRQEEEERLRREEEERERLREEKRKQEEQEKRRIEEVKRQREEEERAQEERRRQEEDERLRREEEERERLREEKKRLEEQERRRIEEEKMQREEEERAQEEMRRQEEEERLRREEEERERLEKEKRRLEEQEKRQREEEERIRMEEERAQEERRRQELKLAEEKRRQEEEKRREEEERAEEEKRRREEEMMRRQEEEREEKRRLEEQERRRREEEERIKKEEEERARREKEEFERLVEEKRKQEEEERKRIEAEEKIRREEEERIRLEEERRRKEEEERERLAEEKRKLEEQERRRTEEEEKRRREEEERIRKEEERRQEEEERARKEKEEHERLIEEKKRQDEQERKRMEEEERVRREKEAEKEKREEEARKLEKEKSAKDAGEQKKKENKTKPKAPGRKPNVAERSPAGVTSTNPFDEDFSDPSEEILESPDGPDSSTAKVSTAQQRIQSAASSVRSNPVSTDEKDPISTQREKRPAPRPPGSNQAERQSQREQDASTRHLAQINKQSKDKDVKTVSVLPQRLVQMIAPLSRSPTDAKNTQSLTQSSTTRGTSNAAKHNKRPAPSRPRSAEEEPPSEHKTAPSSDGNISNECASEAKQAPIVYGLNPFEDDEDENAAQDDTTSSGNTASVQWPPAVSQAADEDAASHAKIKSSKIRAPPVPALKAATLSTSVEQNTDGGHVTDETGVTETDNSSHDPETVNPVPDQEVSPQESQPATVQSAGEEAGGKKEGPPVASRRLQPVKPLNPLEQRSVSAVQGEKENKSTEILCEVQEKTKVNGTELKGPFSQLTQEELISLVIKQETQLADRDKKITELEQYIDNLLVRVMEENPTILMSLNAMK, from the exons ATGTCTCTGGCGGATCAGCAGCAGTGGTGTCCCACAAGCGTCCAGGTAACGGTGCAGCAAGCCAGAGGCCTCAGGACGAAAGGGAAAAGCGGCACCAACGATGCGTACGCGCTCATGCAAGTGGGCAAGGAGAAGTTTCAGACGTCGGTGGTGGAGAAGTGCGTGGCGCCGGTGTGGAAGGAGGAGGCCGCTTTCGACCTGcccggaggaggaggaggaggtggaggaggcacGGAGCGATGCGTGCTGCATGTCCACGTCCTGCACCGGGCCCTGGTGGGTCCAGACAAACTGCTGGGACAGGCTGTCATCAACCTGCTGCAGCTTAGTGAGGACAAAACCCGCAACAAGACCGA ATGGTTCAAGTTGCTGGACAAGACTGGCAAggcagacaaagacagaggagaggtgCTTGTGAACATCCAGTTCATGAGAAACAACATGACGGCCAGCATGTTCGACCTCTCCGCTGCCGGCAAATCCAGATCTCGCCTGGGCAAGTTCAAGGACAAAGTTCGTGGCAAGAAAAAGGAATCGGACACCGCGTCCAACGTGGTGCCGTCCTTAACTCAGGTTCTGACAGACAGCGAGGGGGAGGAGAACGGGGACGGTGAGGTCGCTGAGGGCAAggatgaaaaaaagaagaaacataaaatgaagTCTTTGTTTTCTCCCAAGTCTAACCTGCAGAAGAACATGTCCCAGTCCATGTCGGTTCTGCCTGCGAAGAACTCCTCACTGAGCGGCAGCCAGTCGTCTGGTCTCAATGTGGATTCCTCTGAAG GTAAAAAgaagttcaagttcaagataCATAAACGTTCAGGCAGCTCAGGCAACAAGGATTCCCCCTCTGGTCACCAAAAACAGGGCACTGTGGAGCAGAGTAACCTGTGCATCAATGGCAGTCATGTATACTGCGAAGAGCCGCCGCCTCGGACCTCTCGCATCGGCTCAAACTTCAGTATCGCCAGTTCAGGCCACGGATCCATGGAGGAGGTCCCTGAAAGCTCTCCTCCATCTGTTGATTCACTAAGGGGGGTGAGGCAATATTCACCatggacagaggaggaggaggaaaatataaaagaggATGTGGGTGAACtaagaggggaggaagaggaaacgattatgatggaggaggagaggaggagaaaagaagaggaagaggagagggctaggagacaagaggaagagcttgcagaggagaagaggagacaaGAGGAACAAGAGGAGAAAGTtagaaaggaggaagaggaaaggatTAGaatggaagaggaagagagagctctggaggagaagaggagacaaGAGGAAAAGGAGAGGGTTAGGATAGAAGAATTAGAGCGTGAAAGATTAGCCGAGGAAAAGAGGAGACAAGAGGAACAAGAAAGAAGGAGAAttgaggaagaagagagggcacaggaagagaggaggagacaagaggaagaggaaaggctaaggagggaagaggaagagCGTGAAAGAttaagagaggaaaagagaaaacaagaggAACAAGAAAAAAGGAGAATTGAAGAAGTaaaaaggcagagagaggaagaagagagggcacaggaggagaggaggagacaagaggaagatgagaggctaaggagggaagaggaagaaCGTGAAAGAttaagagaggaaaagaaaagactcGAGGAACAAGAAAGAAGGAGAATTGAGgaagaaaaaatgcaaagagaggaagaagagagggcacaggaggagatgaggaggcaagaggaagaggagaggctaaggagggaagaggaagagCGTGAGAGATTGGAGAAGGAAAAGAGGAGGCTTGAGGAACAAGAAAAGAGGcaaagggaggaagaggaaaggattaggatggaggaggaaagggcacaggaagagaggaggagacaagaGCTTAAATTagcagaagaaaagaggagacaagaggaagaaaaaagaagggaggaggaggaaagggctgaggaagagaagaggaggcgAGAAGAAGAGATGATGAGAAGACAAGAAGAGGAGCGTGAGGAAAAGAGGAGGCTTGAGGAACAagaaaggaggagaagggaggaagaggaaaggattaaaaaagaggaggaggagagggcgaGGAGGGAAAAGGAAGAGTTTGAGAGATTGGTAGAGGAAAAGAGGAagcaagaagaggaagaaagaaaaaggattgaggcagaagaaaagattagaagggaggaagaggaaaggataaggctggaggaagagaggaggagaaaagaagaggaagagcgTGAGAGGTTagcagaagaaaagaggaagctAGAAGAACAAGAAAGAAGGAGaactgaggaagaagaaaaaagacgaagggaggaggaggaaagaattaggaaagaggaggagaggagacaagaggaggaggagagggctaGGAAGGAAAAGGAAGAACATGAGAGACTgatagaagaaaaaaagagacaagacGAACAGGAACGGAAGAgaatggaggaagaggagagggtcAGGAGGGAGAAGGAAGCTgaaaaggagaagagagaagaggaggccAGGAAGCTGGAGAAGGAGAAGTCGGCAAAAGATGCAGgagaacagaagaagaaggaaaataaaaccaaacccaAAGCTCCAGGGAGGAAACCTAACGTGGCTGAGAGGAGCCCTGCAGGAGTCACCTCTACTAACCCGTTTGATGAAGACTTCTCAGATCCTTCTGAGGAGATTCTTGAGTCACCTGAtggacctgacagcagcacagcCAAAGTGTCAACTGCTCAACAAAG GATTCAATCTGCTGCATCATCCGTGAGGAGCAATCCTGTTTCCACTGATGAAAAAGATCCCATCAGCACTCAACGAGAGAAGCGACCGGCTCCTCGGCCTCCAGGAAGTAAtcaagcagagagacagagtcagagggaACAGGATGCATCTACACGCCATCTGGCACAAATTAACAAGCAGAGTAAAGACAAAGACGTCAAAACCGTCAGCGTTCTCCCTCAGCGCCTGGTGCAAATGATCGCCCCTCTGAGTAGGTCTCCCACAGATGCAAAGAACACCCAGAGCTTGACGCAAAGTAGCACCACCAGGGGAACATCAAATGCAGCCAAACACAATAAACGCCCTGCGCCGTCTAGACCGCGCTCTGCGGAAGAAGAGCCACCATCTGAACATAAAACAGCCCCGTCCTCTGATGGCAACATTTCCAATGAATGTGCCTCAGAGGCAAAACAAGCCCCGATTGTTTATGGCTTGAATCCATTTGAAGATGACGAGGATGAAAATGCAGCCCAAGATGATACAACAAGCTCTGGTAATACTGCTTCAGTACAATGGCCTCCAGCTGTGTCACAAGCTGCTGATGAAGATGCAGCCTCTCATGCTAAAATCAAATCCTCAAAGATCCGTGCTCCCCCAGTTCCTGCACTGAAAGCTGCAACGTTGAGCACTTCAGTCGAACAAAACACTGACGGAGGCCATGTTACAGATGAAACAGGTGTGACTGAAACTGATAACAGTTCACATGACCCTGAGACTGTAAATCCTGTGCCTGACCAGGAGGTTTCACCACAAGAGTCCCAGCCTGCGACGGTGCAGAGTGCTGGAGAGGAGGCAGGTGGGAAGAAGGAAGGACCTCCTGTAGCGTCACGCAG gCTTCAACCTGTAAAACCGCTTAATCCTTTGGAGCAGCGATCTGTTTCAGCCGTTCAAGGGGAAAAAGAGAACAAATCCACAGAAATCCTTTGTGAAGTTCAGGAGAAAACAAAG GTAAATGGCACTGAGCTGAAAGGGCCCTTCTCCCAGCTGACTCAGGAGGAACTCATCTCCCTGGTGATTAAACAGGAAACGCAGCTCGCAGACAGAGACAAGAAGATAACAGAGCTGGAGCAGTACATCGACAACCTGCTTGTGCGTGTCATGGAAGAGAACCCGACTATTCTCATGTCCCTGAACGCTATGAAGTAA